From a single Brassica oleracea var. oleracea cultivar TO1000 chromosome C5, BOL, whole genome shotgun sequence genomic region:
- the LOC106294239 gene encoding golgin candidate 2 — MANWISSKLKAAETILQQIDQQAAESLRKDDKPETHEEVFETSSKSSSPVSLKDQLRKKTYDGSDSGGGSQRNSTEQKPSYLSSSKNLRKSDQSREKTTSSPLQSLKQEKPTTLTDADWTELLSAPPNQGTSTPKPRTPRGASVIRGLKKDVKRQGNGGKSPSVSDAKRSEKTSGNVVDSRAKSQKQMNKEPSASSSDTKNVSQNIFVKSTHKESEKGVSAEPPSLDDSTKSAKETLPREPLPSAGKQVRGEILRRNVSDGLKRKDSSLSSDESESDYESDSSTDSERERQREERRRRREKVFAEKVAAKTVAVIKERENMVARLEGEKESLEKVVEERAKQQAQEAAELQTNMMETLEAADLEKQKHNNTRMEVFSRLAGLEAANAELTRSLAAGQKKLEAQIDQVALLREQVELKESALEGLKRKTSNIRGSGNLVNKLDASRGDMFEHQMLEAEISLLTDKIGWLQDKANKLEADINTMRKELEEPTEVEIELKRRLDQLTDHLIQKQSQVEALSSEKATISFRIEAVSRLIEENKGMSATEASSQDLEAGEWKLSGSKFKPAFQDKIRSGKRHLGWLVMQLNAIFVSGTVFLRRNPTAKVWALVYLVCLHLWVLYILLSHSSDSSSSELRSGAVISLENFNNSSLQ, encoded by the exons ATGGCGAATTGGATCTCGTCGAAGCTCAAAGCCGCCGAAACCATTCTTCAACAG ATCGATCAGCAGGCAGCAGAGTCTCTTCGAAAAGATGACAAGCCTGAGACACATGAAGAGGTGTTCGAGACCTCTTCGAAATCTTCAAGTCCCGTTTCTTTGAAAGATCAGTTGAGGAAGAAAACGTATGATGGTAGTGACTCTGGTGGTGGATCTCAGAGAAACTCAACTGAGCAAAAGCCTAGCTACTTAAGTAGCAGTAAAAATCTACGCAAGTCAGATCAATCCCGAGAAAAGACAACGAGTTCACCGTTACAAAGTTTGAAACAAGAGAAACCTACTACACTCACTGACGCTGACTGGACTGAACTTCTGAGTGCTCCTCCGAATCAGGGGACCAGTACTCCTAAGCCTCGTACTCCCCGTGGAGCATCTGTGATTCGGGGATTGAAGAAGGATGTAAAAAGGCAAGGGAATGGGGGGAAAAGTCCTTCGGTGTCTGATGCAAAGAGGAGTGAGAAGACTAGTGGTAATGTGGTTGATTCAAGAGCGAAGTCACAAAAACAGATGAACAAGGAACCAAGTGCTAGCTCTTCTGATACTAAGAATGTTTCTCAGAATATATTTGTGAAGTCAACTCACAAGGAGAGTGAGAAGGGTGTCAGTGCTGAGCCACCTTCCCTGGATGACTCCACAAAATCTGCCAAGGAGACTCTCCCTAGGGAACCATTACCGAGTGCTGGAAAACAAGTGAGGGGAGAAATTTTGCGGAGAAATGTTTCTGATGGTTTAAAGAGGAAGGATTCTTCCTTGTCCAGCGATGAATCTGAATCGGATTATGAGTCCGATTCAAGCACGGACTCTGAGAGGGAGCGTCAGAGGGAGGAGCGGAGGAGAAGAAGAGAGAAAGTTTTCGCTGAGAAAGTTGCAGCAAAAACTGTAGCGGTCATCAAAGAGCGAGAGAATATGGTAGCGAGACTTGAAGGTGAAAAAGAGAGTTTAGAGAAAGTAGTTGAGGAACGAGCTAAACAACAGGCACAAGAG GCTGCGGAATTGCAAACAAACATGATGGAAACACTGGAAGCTGCCGACCTTGAAAAGCAGAAGCATAACAACACTAGGATGGAAGTTTTCTCACGCTTGGCCGGATTAGAG GCGGCAAACGCTGAACTTACAAGATCGCTTGCTGCTGGGCAGAAGAAGCTTGAAGCTCAG ATAGATCAGGTAGCACTTCTCCGAGAACAAGTTGAGCTTAAAGAGTCTGCTCTTGAAG GACTGAAGCGAAAAACTTCTAATATCCGAGGAAGTGGAAATCTCGTAAACAAG TTGGATGCTTCTAGAGGAGATATGTTCGAACACCAGATGCTTGAAGCAGAGATTTCTTTGCTGACTGATAAAATCGGGTGGTTACAAGATAAG GCAAATAAACTGGAAGCAGACATCAATACGATGAGGAAAGAACTCGAAGAACCAACTGAAGTGGAAATTGAACTGAAACGAAGACTTGACCAGCTAACTGACCATCTTATTCAAAAACAATCCCAG GTCGAAGCACTTTCCTCAGAGAAAGCAACTATATCGTTTAGAATCGAG GCCGTATCAAGGCTTATAGAAGAAAACAAAGGTATGTCTGCAACCGAAGCCTCGTCCCAAGATCTTGAAGCAGGAGAATGGAAACTGTCAGGATCAAAGTTCAAACCAGCTTTTCAAGATAAAATCAGGTCAGGCAAGAGACATTTGGGATGGTTAGTGATGCAACTAAACGCTATATTCGTCTCTGGAACTGTCTTCTTGCGTAGAAACCCCACTGCAAAAGTCTGGGCTTTGGTCTATCTGGTTTGCCTTCATCTCTGGGTGCTATACATTTTACTCTCTCATTCCAGTGATTCTTCCTCAAGTGAACTCAGATCAGGTGCAGTTATTTCCTTAGAGAATTTCAATAATAGTTCCCTTCAATAG